The Triticum aestivum cultivar Chinese Spring chromosome 3A, IWGSC CS RefSeq v2.1, whole genome shotgun sequence genome includes a region encoding these proteins:
- the LOC123063184 gene encoding probable E3 ubiquitin-protein ligase RHC1A yields the protein MSGGRQTYWCFQCRQRVRPRGREMECPYCDAGFVAEMDDVDALMSQFVGMYSDFHRDPRFGIMEAMSTVMRHGMGSMNREADVRGRPSILSELEMEFGSGPWLLFRGQLPGHLSEANNGFDVFVNGRRGVGMRRADVADYFVGPGLEDLIEQLTHNDRRGPPPASQSSIDAMPSVRITARHLTGDSHCPVCKDKFELGSEAREMPCKHLYHSDCILPWLEQHNSCPVCRYELPTQSSSGASCSRSRSTNQNDSSSSSSSSGRTSGRQRRRNPFSFLWPFRSSSSSTGSR from the coding sequence ATGTCAGGAGGTCGGCAGACATATTGGTGCTTCCAGTGTAGACAGCGGGTTAGGCCGCGTGGACGGGAGATGGAGTGCCCTTACTGTGATGCTGGCTTTGTGGCTGAAATGGATGATGTCGATGCTCTCATGAGCCAATTTGTTGGGATGTATAGTGATTTTCATCGTGACCCAAGGTTCGGGATCATGGAGGCAATGTCTACCGTGATGCGACATGGAATGGGGAGCATGAATCGAGAGGCTGATGTAAGAGGAAGGCCAAGCATATTATCTGAACTGGAGATGGAATTTGGTTCGGGGCCATGGTTGCTCTTCCGTGGCCAGCTCCCCGGTCATCTCTCAGAGGCCAATAATGGTTTCGACGTTTTCGTCAATGGACGCCGTGGTGTTGGCATGCGGAGGGCAGATGTTGCAGATTACTTTGTTGGGCCTGGATTAGAAGATCTGATTGAGCAGTTGACTCATAATGATCGTCGAGGGCCACCACCTGCCTCTCAGTCATCTATTGATGCCATGCCTAGTGTTAGGATCACTGCCAGGCATCTCACTGGAGACTCGCATTGCCCTGTCTGCAAGGACAAGTTTGAACTGGGATCAGAAGCAAGAGAGATGCCATGCAAGCATTTATACCACTCTGATTGCATACTTCCTTGGCTAGAACAACACAATTCCTGCCCTGTGTGCCGATATGAGCTGCCAACACAGAGCTCTAGTGGTGCTAGCTGCTCACGCTCAAGATCAACCAACCAAAATGACAGTTCAAGCAGCTCAAGTAGCAGTGGAAGAACCAGTGGGCGTCAGAGGAGAAGGAATCCGTTCTCGTTCCTATGGCCTTTCCGCTCATCAAGTTCTAGCACTGGTTCTCGTTAG